A window from Engraulis encrasicolus isolate BLACKSEA-1 chromosome 11, IST_EnEncr_1.0, whole genome shotgun sequence encodes these proteins:
- the vps29 gene encoding vacuolar protein sorting-associated protein 29 yields MLVLVLGDLHIPHRCNTLPAKFKKLLVPGKIQHILCTGNLCTKESYDYLKTLAGDVHIVRGDFDENLNYPEQKVVTVGQFKIGLIHGHQVIPWGDMASLALLQRQLDVDILISGHTHKFEAFENENKFYINPGSATGAYNALETNIIPSFVLMDIQASTVVTYVYQLIGDDVKVERIEYKKS; encoded by the exons TTGGTCCTGGTGCTAGGCGATCTGCACATTCCTCACCGGTGCAACACACTACCGGCCAAGTTCAAGAAGCTCCTGGTACCGGGGAAGATCCAGCATATCCTGTGCACGGGGAACCTGTGCACCAAGGAGAGCTACGACTACCTAAAAACACTGGCAGGAGACGTCCACATCGTCAGAGGAGACTTTGATGAG AACCTGAACTACCCGGAGCAGAAGGTGGTGACGGTGGGCCAGTTCAAGATCGGCCTGATCCACGGGCACCAGGTGATCCCCTGGGGGGACATGGCCAGCCTGGCCCTGCTGCAGCGGCAGCTGGATGTCGACATCCTCAtctccggacacacacacaagttcgaGGCCTTCGAGAACGAGAACAAGTTTTACATCAACCCCGGGTCAGCCACGGGGGCCTACAATGCACTGGAAAC CAACATTATACCGTCGTTCGTCCTGATGGACATCCAGGCGTCCACGGTCGTCACGTACGTCTATCAGCTCATCGGTGACGATGTCAAAGTGGAGAGGATCGAGTATAAGAAGTCGTAA